In one window of Brachyhypopomus gauderio isolate BG-103 chromosome 16, BGAUD_0.2, whole genome shotgun sequence DNA:
- the LOC143478039 gene encoding prolactin-releasing peptide receptor produces MDPLPQHVLLDFNGTLLTNQTQPVDKFSGTQLLLRFRPLFIPLYSLVVVVAGVGNTFLLACILADKKLHNATNFFIGNLAAGDLLMCLSCVPLTASYAFDLHGWAFGRPLCHLIPLLQGATVFASVLSLTAIAIDRYVVVAYPIRRRISGWRCSVVALGVWAASLALAAPPSLHTRYLDLRPSGVEVVVCEEFWLGAEGQRLLYSCFFLLASYMIPLLSVSVSYCAISVHLQRHTVPGEPSHSRHRWTRQRRKTFSLLVASVLAFALCWLPLQILNLLLDLDADFRIVNKHYVNVLQVSCHLLAMSSSCYNPFIYASLHRKVRAHLFSCCTARNPATCLTPVSDLPVKESTAEIPTPDN; encoded by the coding sequence ATGGACCCCCTCCCACAGCACGTTCTGCTCGACTTCAACGGGACCCTGCTGACCAATCAGACGCAGCCTGTGGATAAATTCTCGGGGACTCAGCTTCTGTTGCGTTTCCGGCCCCTCTTCATACCCCTGTACtcgctggtggtggtggtcgcCGGCGTGGGGAACACCTTCCTGCTCGCCTGCATCCTAGCCGACAAGAAGCTCCACAACGCCACCAACTTCTTCATCGGCAACCTGGCGGCGGGGGACCTGCTGATGTGTCTGAGCTGCGTGCCCCTGACCGCGTCCTACGCGTTTGACCTCCACGGCTGGGCTTTCGGACGGCCCCTGTGTCACCTCATACCCCTCCTGCAAGGGGCCACCGTCTTCGCCTCCGTGCTGTCCCTCACCGCCATCGCCATCGACCGCTACGTGGTGGTGGCGTACCCCATCCGACGGCGCATATCCGGCTGGCGTTGCAGCGTGGTGGCCCTGGGCGTGTGGGCGGCCTCGCTGGCTTTAGCCGCTCCCCCTTCCCTGCACACCCGCTACCTGGACCTGCGGCCCAGCggcgtggaggtggtggtgtgcgAGGAGTTCTGGCTGGGTGCCGAGGGCCAGCGTCTGCTCTATTCCTGCTTCTTCCTCCTGGCCTCCTACATGATCCCGCTCTTGTCCGTCAGCGTCTCCTACTGTGCCATCAGCGTCCACCTCCAGCGCCACACGGTGCCCGGGGAACCATCCCACAGCCGGCACCGCTGGACCCGGCAGCGTCGCAAGACCTTCTCCCTGCTGGTGGCGTCCGTGCTCGCCTTCGCCCTCTGCTGGCTGCCGCTGCAGATCCTCAACCTGCTGCTGGACTTGGACGCCGACTTCCGCATCGTGAACAAGCACTACGTCAACGTCCTGCAGGTCAGCTGCCACCTGCTGGCCATGAGCTCCTCCTGCTACAACCCCTTCATCTACGCCTCGCTGCACAGGAAAGTGCGTGCCCACCTGTTTTCCTGCTGCACCGCCCGCAACCCGGCCACGTGTCTAACCCCGGTTTCAGACCTGCCCGTGAAGGAAAGCACAGCTGAAATCCCAACTCCTGACAACTGA
- the gpr184 gene encoding G protein-coupled receptor 184, which translates to MESRQNQTSNQTCVNIEISPVNNFLMAIYIIALVMGLTFNLLTAWPIVQQIRNKNALGVYLLSLSISDLLYILTMPMWIHYYHHNHKWTFSWDLCKLAGFIYYSNMYISIYLLCCISIDRCLVVTFPLKVKTFHRFRYACVICGLVYVLVMSAHVVVLRSENLSDQSDVNQQRCYETYPMTKTVAFFNFLRVAIGFLLPLLIQAICYCQILSKVQRSRGLDVQTKRKVRLLSVAVIAIFSTCFAPYHFLLLLRSFAFTMMDRTNYCLYEQTLYISFSCTLALSSINGALDPLLYVLVSRDVRENMHWCCWHKRQNFQQGLNIFSISKWRTRTENLEN; encoded by the coding sequence ATGGAGTCCAGGCAAAATCAGACAAGCAACCAGACCTGTGTGAACATTGAAATCAGCCCAGTCAATAATTTTCTGATGGCCATCTACATCATTGCATTGGTTATGGGCTTGACTTTCAATCTTCTCACTGCTTGGCCCATTGTGCAACAGATACGCAACAAGAACGCGCTAGGGGTCTACCTCCTGAGCCTGTCCATCTCTGACCTCCTCTACATCCTCACCATGCCCATGTGGATACATTACTACCACCACAATCACAAATGGACGTTTAGCTGGGACCTGTGCAAGCTGGCCGGGTTCATCTATTACTCCAACATGTACATAAGTATCTATCTTCTGTGCTGCATCTCCATTGATCGTTGTTTGGTGGTCACCTTCCCACTGAAGGTCAAGACCTTCCACCGATTCAGGTATGCCTGCGTTATCTGTGGGCTTGTGTACGTTCTGGTCATGAGCGCTCACGTAGTGGTGCTCCGCTCAGAAAATCTGTCAGACCAGTCCGACGTGAACCAGCAGCGCTGTTATGAGACCTACCCTATGACAAAGACTGTGGCTTTTTTCAATTTCCTGAGAGTGGCTATTGGTTTTCTGCTGCCTCTGCTCATCCAAGCAATTTGCTACTGTCAGATCCTCAGCAAAGTGCAGCGTAGCAGGGGCCTGGATGTCCAGACCAAACGCAAAGTCAGGCTGCTGTCCGTGGCGGTCATCGCCATCTTCTCCACCTGCTTCGCCCCCTACCACTTTCTCCTGTTGTTACGCTCATTTGCGTTCACCATGATGGACAGAACAAATTACTGCCTCTATGAGCAAACACTGTACATCTCCTTCTCCTGTACGCTGGCCCTGTCCAGCATCAACGGAGCTCTGGACCCTCTGCTGTACGTGCTGGTCAGTCGCGACGTCAGGGAAAATATGCACTGGTGTTGCTGGCACAAGAGGCAGAATTTCCAGCAGGGATTGAATATTTTCAGTATCTCAAAATGGAGAACCAGAACGGAGAATCTGGAGAACTGA